In the Parasphingorhabdus halotolerans genome, GGGTCCAGCACTAGCAGATGCTATAGTCTTAACTTTCAAAAAGCGTTGATGTCTTAAGGTGCGTATAGGCCGCGATCACATTTGCCAACTGTTTCTCGTGACTGCGATCACCACCATTGCGGTCGGGATGATATTTCCGCACGAGCGTTGAATAGGCGTGGCGGATGTCGTTTCGTGCTGCTGTGTCGCCAAGCCCTAGCGTCTTGAGCGCCTTTTGGTCGGCTCCAGAGATCTGCGGCTCGGCATTTTGACGGCGGTTAATACCTGCGGCAAACCTTGCCCCGATAGCATCCAGCGGATCGGTGAAATCGGCCCATGCGGGCGTAACGCTAGGGTCGCCATTATAGATTCGCCGTGCCGAATCCCATCCGCGAACCGGATGCTGGGCTTCGAATATCTCCTCGCTGTTCATGCCGGCAAAAAAATCATAGCTTTGATTAAACGCGCGAACATGGTCGAGGCAAAGCCAGCGATATTCGCCAGGACCGTCATATCCATGGCGCGCGCCATACAGGGAAGGTGCGCGAAATTCGCCGTCTTCTTCGCAACCTTCAACCGCGCATGGCTGGCCATTGGTTTCGACCCGTCCGTGCAAATGGTTCGGTCTTTTTTTGGGGGAAGCGCTCAATTCAACTCCGTTCGTCCTGAGCTTGTCGAAGGACGGTTCCAAGTCGCATACGCACTTCGACAAGCTCCGTGCGAACGGTTACAATGTTCAATGATCATACAATATGGAGATTCGATGCCCAAAGGTCCAGTCCATCAGGAAATTGAAAAGCGATTGCAGGCGGAGTTGTCGCCAATCTCGCTGAATGTAATCA is a window encoding:
- a CDS encoding J domain-containing protein encodes the protein MSASPKKRPNHLHGRVETNGQPCAVEGCEEDGEFRAPSLYGARHGYDGPGEYRWLCLDHVRAFNQSYDFFAGMNSEEIFEAQHPVRGWDSARRIYNGDPSVTPAWADFTDPLDAIGARFAAGINRRQNAEPQISGADQKALKTLGLGDTAARNDIRHAYSTLVRKYHPDRNGGDRSHEKQLANVIAAYTHLKTSTLFES